From a region of the Halolamina sp. CBA1230 genome:
- a CDS encoding DUF5518 domain-containing protein has protein sequence MSSTDPPSTDRARLWRPALVGGAVGVALALPVYAQAGQGGPLLFVAGIVAGYLAPENVDAYAAGGRAGAVATLPLLVWFLFDSTDWFASLGSTAIAVGGGVIAATVIVAVGYLAGGIGAGFGGWLAVQFGRKDPA, from the coding sequence ATGTCCTCGACTGACCCTCCCTCCACCGATCGCGCTCGGCTGTGGCGCCCTGCGCTCGTCGGCGGCGCCGTCGGCGTGGCGCTGGCGCTCCCCGTCTACGCGCAGGCCGGCCAGGGCGGCCCGCTGCTGTTCGTCGCGGGCATCGTGGCGGGCTACCTCGCCCCCGAGAACGTCGACGCCTACGCCGCCGGCGGGCGGGCGGGTGCCGTCGCCACCCTCCCGCTGCTCGTCTGGTTCCTGTTCGACTCGACCGACTGGTTCGCGTCGCTGGGCTCGACAGCGATCGCGGTCGGCGGGGGCGTGATCGCTGCGACGGTGATCGTCGCGGTCGGCTACCTCGCCGGCGGCATCGGTGCAGGGTTCGGCGGCTGGCTGGCGGTCCAGTTCGGGCGCAAGGACCCGGCTTAG
- a CDS encoding Lrp/AsnC family transcriptional regulator: MELDETDRQILRILQEDARTPFSEVARRIDMSSATVHDRVNRMEEEGVIQGYHASVDADAVGYSVSAFVGLRTEQGREEEALAHLAGLSEVKEVHLTTGQWDVMVRVHAEDTDGLRDLMFDHIADTEGFTRSQTMVVLGTDYEADGLPI, translated from the coding sequence ATGGAACTCGACGAGACGGACCGGCAGATCCTCCGCATCCTCCAGGAGGACGCCCGGACCCCGTTCAGCGAGGTGGCGCGCCGGATCGACATGTCCAGCGCGACCGTCCACGACCGGGTGAACCGCATGGAGGAGGAGGGCGTCATCCAGGGGTACCACGCGAGCGTCGACGCCGACGCGGTGGGGTACAGCGTGAGCGCGTTCGTCGGCCTCCGCACCGAACAGGGCCGCGAGGAGGAGGCGCTGGCTCACCTGGCCGGGCTCTCCGAGGTGAAGGAGGTCCACCTCACCACCGGGCAGTGGGACGTGATGGTGCGGGTCCACGCCGAGGACACCGACGGGCTCCGGGACCTGATGTTCGACCACATCGCCGACACCGAGGGGTTCACGCGATCACAGACGATGGTCGTCCTGGGCACCGACTACGAGGCCGACGGGTTGCCGATCTGA
- a CDS encoding aldo/keto reductase, whose product MVENQSDTFEIGEHTVHRLGFGAMRLCGEDIVGAPDDEEAAREVAREAVDLGVDFIDTADSYGPGTSERLLREAGVVGTGATGDGRPGADDALVATKGGLLRNHDGDWLPLGDPDYLRNAALASIDRLGVDSIDLYQLHRPDPDTEFEESVTTLAELKDDGLVDNVGLSNVSVEQLETARDHVEVATVQNEYNLANREHEDVLDACEDAGIGFIPYFPIGAGDLDEKAAVVDEVAEAHDASRYQVALAWLLEHSDVTLPIPGTSSVEHLRENVAASGIDLSDGEVAQLSE is encoded by the coding sequence ATGGTCGAGAACCAGAGCGACACGTTCGAGATCGGCGAGCACACCGTCCACCGACTCGGCTTCGGCGCGATGCGGCTCTGTGGCGAGGACATCGTCGGCGCGCCCGACGACGAGGAGGCTGCCCGCGAGGTCGCGCGCGAGGCCGTCGACCTCGGTGTTGACTTCATCGACACGGCGGACTCCTACGGCCCCGGCACGAGCGAGCGCCTGCTCCGGGAGGCCGGCGTCGTCGGCACGGGTGCGACCGGCGACGGTCGGCCGGGCGCCGACGACGCACTGGTCGCGACGAAGGGTGGGCTGCTCCGGAACCACGACGGCGACTGGCTCCCGCTCGGCGACCCCGACTACCTCCGCAACGCCGCGCTGGCGTCGATCGACCGCCTCGGCGTCGACAGCATCGACCTCTACCAGCTCCACCGACCCGATCCGGACACGGAGTTCGAGGAGTCCGTGACGACGCTCGCGGAACTCAAAGACGACGGGCTGGTCGACAACGTCGGGCTGAGCAACGTCTCCGTCGAGCAGCTGGAGACTGCCCGCGACCACGTCGAGGTCGCGACGGTCCAGAACGAGTACAACCTCGCCAACCGCGAGCACGAGGACGTGCTCGACGCCTGCGAGGACGCGGGGATCGGGTTCATCCCCTACTTCCCCATCGGCGCCGGCGACCTCGACGAGAAGGCGGCGGTCGTCGACGAGGTCGCCGAGGCCCACGACGCCTCGCGCTACCAGGTCGCGCTGGCGTGGCTACTCGAACACTCGGACGTGACCCTCCCGATCCCGGGTACCTCGAGCGTCGAGCACCTACGGGAGAACGTGGCCGCGAGCGGGATCGATCTGAGCGACGGGGAGGTCGCGCAGCTGAGCGAGTAG
- a CDS encoding CDC48 family AAA ATPase, translating to MNEVQLEVAKAYPNDSGRGIARLDPDTLLHLKLSPGDIIEIEGAETTAAKVWRADRQDWNTDTVRIDGFTRQNADVSIGERVTIRKAEAETAESLTLAPPEEASVQFGSEAAGMVKRQILKRPVVERDIVPVMSSTNHPFMRSPGQAIPLIAVDTEPDGVCLITEETDVELREEPISGYDKTGGGITYEDIGGLEDEIQRVREMVELPMKHPQIFKKLGIEPPQGVLLHGPPGTGKTLLAKAVANETSASFFSIAGPEIISKYYGESEQQLREIFEDAKEESPAIVFIDELDSIAPKREDVTGEVERRVVAQLLTMMDGLDSRGQVIVIGATNRVDSVDPALRRPGRFDREIEIGVPDETGRKEILQIHSRGMPLSDDIDLDHLAAETHGFVGADIESLSKEAAMKALRRYLPEIDLDEEEVPPSLIDRMIVKREDFRGALNEVEPSAMREVLVELPKISWDDVGGLTDPKQQVKEAVEWPLSSPEKFERMGVEAPKGVLLYGPPGTGKTLMAKAVANETNANFISVRGPQLLSKWVGESEKAIRQTFRKARQVSPTVIFFDELDSLAPSRGEQAGTNVSERVVNQLLTELDGLEEMGEVMVIGATNRPDMIDPALIRSGRFDRLVMVGSPDQDGREQILQIHTGDTPLAPDVSLKEVAEITDGYVGSDLESICREAAIEALRESDDADEVEMRHFRQAIEAVRPTITDDLMSYYEDVEEEFRGSSSANVDRGNRLGFQ from the coding sequence ATGAACGAAGTTCAACTAGAAGTCGCGAAAGCGTACCCGAACGATTCGGGCCGCGGCATCGCTCGGCTCGACCCCGACACCCTGCTGCATCTCAAGCTCTCCCCCGGCGACATCATCGAGATCGAGGGCGCCGAAACGACGGCTGCGAAGGTCTGGCGTGCCGACCGTCAGGACTGGAACACCGACACCGTCCGAATCGACGGGTTCACTCGGCAGAACGCCGACGTGAGCATCGGCGAGCGCGTCACGATCCGCAAGGCCGAGGCCGAGACCGCCGAGTCGCTCACGCTCGCGCCGCCGGAGGAGGCGTCGGTGCAGTTCGGCTCCGAGGCCGCCGGCATGGTGAAACGGCAGATCCTCAAGCGCCCGGTGGTCGAGCGCGACATCGTCCCCGTGATGTCGAGCACGAACCACCCGTTCATGCGCTCGCCCGGGCAGGCGATCCCGCTGATCGCCGTCGACACCGAGCCCGACGGCGTCTGCCTGATCACCGAGGAGACCGACGTGGAGCTCCGCGAGGAGCCCATCTCGGGGTACGACAAGACCGGCGGCGGGATCACCTACGAGGACATCGGCGGCCTCGAGGACGAGATCCAGCGCGTCCGGGAGATGGTCGAACTGCCGATGAAACACCCCCAGATCTTCAAGAAGCTCGGCATCGAGCCGCCCCAGGGGGTGTTGCTCCACGGCCCGCCCGGCACGGGGAAGACGCTGCTCGCGAAGGCGGTCGCCAACGAGACCTCCGCGAGTTTCTTCTCCATCGCGGGCCCGGAGATCATCTCGAAGTACTACGGTGAGTCCGAACAGCAGCTCAGGGAGATCTTCGAGGACGCCAAGGAGGAGAGCCCCGCGATCGTGTTCATCGACGAGCTCGACTCCATCGCGCCGAAGCGTGAGGACGTGACCGGCGAGGTCGAGCGCCGCGTCGTCGCCCAGCTGCTGACGATGATGGACGGGCTCGACTCCCGCGGGCAGGTGATCGTCATCGGCGCGACCAACCGCGTCGACAGCGTCGACCCCGCGCTCCGTCGCCCGGGCCGGTTCGACCGCGAGATCGAGATCGGCGTCCCCGACGAGACCGGGCGCAAAGAGATCCTCCAGATCCACAGCCGCGGGATGCCGCTGTCGGACGACATCGACCTCGACCACCTCGCCGCCGAGACCCACGGGTTCGTCGGCGCCGACATCGAGAGCCTCAGCAAGGAGGCCGCGATGAAGGCGCTGCGGCGCTACCTCCCCGAGATCGATCTCGACGAGGAGGAGGTGCCACCCAGCCTGATCGACCGCATGATCGTCAAGCGGGAGGACTTCCGCGGCGCGCTCAACGAGGTCGAGCCCAGCGCGATGCGGGAGGTGCTGGTCGAGCTCCCCAAGATCTCCTGGGACGACGTTGGCGGCCTGACCGACCCCAAACAGCAGGTGAAGGAGGCCGTCGAGTGGCCGCTCTCGAGCCCGGAGAAGTTCGAACGCATGGGCGTCGAGGCGCCGAAGGGCGTACTCCTGTACGGCCCGCCCGGCACGGGGAAGACGCTGATGGCGAAGGCGGTGGCCAACGAGACCAACGCCAACTTCATCTCGGTGCGGGGCCCGCAGCTGCTCTCGAAGTGGGTCGGCGAGTCCGAGAAGGCGATCCGCCAGACGTTCCGCAAGGCGCGACAGGTCTCGCCCACCGTGATCTTCTTCGACGAGCTCGACTCGCTCGCGCCGAGTCGGGGTGAGCAGGCGGGGACGAACGTCTCCGAGCGCGTCGTGAACCAGCTCCTCACCGAGCTCGACGGGCTCGAGGAGATGGGCGAGGTGATGGTGATCGGCGCCACCAACCGCCCGGACATGATCGACCCCGCGCTGATCCGCTCGGGGCGGTTCGACCGGCTCGTGATGGTCGGCTCGCCCGACCAGGACGGCCGCGAGCAGATCCTCCAGATCCACACCGGGGACACGCCGCTGGCGCCGGACGTGAGCCTGAAGGAGGTCGCCGAGATCACCGACGGCTACGTCGGCTCCGATCTGGAGTCGATCTGTCGGGAGGCCGCCATCGAGGCGCTGCGGGAGTCCGACGACGCCGACGAGGTGGAGATGCGCCACTTCCGGCAGGCGATCGAGGCGGTGCGGCCGACGATCACCGACGACCTGATGAGCTACTACGAGGACGTCGAGGAGGAGTTCCGCGGCAGCTCCAGCGCGAACGTCGACCGCGGCAACCGCCTGGGGTTCCAGTAG
- the radB gene encoding DNA repair and recombination protein RadB, whose translation MSDPVPTGCDPIDDLLGGGFERGTVTQVYGEPAAGKTNLALAAAVEAAVDGGRALYIDTEGLSIDRFRQVVDGKTDDAEFEDVASRIVISEAHDFEEQAEAVRDAEEFADTADLIVLDSATGFYRLERAGDDAGGESLRKVASQITHLLSLARKHDLAVVITNQVFRDPDADRTRGLGGNTLEHWTGVVLRLERFRGGNRRAALEKHRSRATGETATFRIVEEGLESTEEF comes from the coding sequence ATGAGCGACCCCGTCCCCACCGGCTGCGACCCGATCGACGACCTGCTCGGCGGCGGCTTCGAGCGCGGCACCGTCACGCAGGTGTACGGCGAACCGGCCGCGGGGAAAACCAACCTCGCGCTCGCGGCGGCGGTCGAGGCCGCCGTCGACGGCGGGCGCGCGCTGTACATCGACACCGAGGGGCTGTCGATCGACCGCTTCCGGCAGGTCGTCGACGGGAAGACCGACGACGCCGAGTTCGAGGACGTCGCCTCCCGCATCGTGATCTCCGAGGCCCACGACTTCGAGGAGCAGGCCGAAGCCGTCCGTGACGCCGAGGAGTTCGCCGACACCGCGGACCTGATCGTGCTCGACTCCGCGACGGGGTTCTACCGGCTCGAGCGCGCGGGCGACGACGCCGGCGGCGAGTCGCTGCGGAAAGTCGCCAGCCAGATCACCCACCTGCTCTCGCTGGCCCGGAAACACGACCTCGCGGTCGTGATCACCAATCAGGTGTTCCGCGACCCCGACGCCGACCGAACCCGCGGGCTCGGCGGCAACACGCTGGAGCACTGGACCGGCGTGGTCCTCAGGCTGGAGCGGTTCCGCGGCGGGAACCGCCGGGCGGCGCTGGAGAAACACCGATCGAGGGCGACGGGCGAGACGGCGACGTTCCGGATCGTCGAGGAGGGGCTGGAGTCGACCGAGGAGTTCTAA
- a CDS encoding permease, protein MVVERFLEGLRLAGEMFWETWWALVLGFTIAGAVETFVSEEKMSAVLGGDGWRELGLGTAFGAASSSCSFGAVATTKSLFKKGASPVASLAAFQFASTNLVIELGLVMWILLGWQFVLADYVAGLLLIALLATTFKYVVPDDWFAAARDHLQETDGVRDPSCGMEVDPSDDDVVTLETDGGTEYFCSESCREAYAEEQRQVDQPWTERLTSRDGWRLASKNALGEWGMLWTDIVAGFLIAGLIAAFVPRVWWTTLFGVGAEGTFGWVVASAAIGVAIGVVTFVCSVGNVPFAVILWNNGIAFGGVMSFIFADLIVPTIDDAYRRYYGLRIAAVLFVSIFVTAVIAGIVIHYAWGALGLIPPQGEAGGTAPSGYTRYLNAAFTLVLLAQVYVGYWSAAAADVSEGAHAG, encoded by the coding sequence ATGGTCGTTGAGCGGTTCCTCGAGGGCCTGCGCCTCGCGGGCGAGATGTTCTGGGAGACGTGGTGGGCGCTGGTGCTTGGGTTCACCATCGCCGGCGCCGTCGAGACGTTCGTGAGCGAGGAGAAGATGTCCGCCGTGCTCGGCGGCGACGGCTGGCGCGAGCTCGGCCTGGGGACCGCCTTCGGCGCCGCCTCCTCGTCGTGTTCGTTCGGCGCCGTCGCGACCACGAAGTCGCTGTTCAAGAAGGGCGCCTCGCCGGTCGCCAGCCTCGCGGCGTTCCAGTTCGCGTCGACGAACCTCGTGATCGAACTCGGCCTCGTGATGTGGATCCTGCTGGGCTGGCAGTTCGTGCTCGCGGACTACGTGGCGGGGCTGCTGCTGATCGCGCTGCTCGCGACGACGTTCAAGTACGTGGTCCCGGACGACTGGTTCGCGGCCGCACGCGACCACCTCCAGGAGACCGACGGCGTGCGCGACCCGTCCTGCGGGATGGAGGTCGACCCGTCGGACGACGACGTGGTGACGCTCGAAACCGACGGCGGGACGGAGTACTTCTGCTCGGAGTCGTGCAGGGAGGCGTACGCCGAGGAGCAGCGCCAGGTCGACCAGCCGTGGACCGAGCGGCTGACCAGCCGGGACGGCTGGCGCCTCGCCTCGAAGAACGCGCTGGGGGAGTGGGGGATGCTCTGGACGGACATCGTCGCCGGCTTCCTGATCGCCGGCCTCATCGCTGCGTTCGTCCCGCGGGTCTGGTGGACGACGCTGTTCGGAGTCGGCGCCGAGGGGACGTTCGGCTGGGTGGTCGCGAGCGCCGCCATCGGCGTGGCGATCGGCGTCGTGACGTTCGTCTGTTCGGTCGGGAACGTCCCCTTCGCGGTGATCCTCTGGAACAACGGCATCGCGTTCGGCGGCGTGATGAGCTTCATCTTCGCGGACCTGATCGTCCCGACGATCGACGACGCCTACCGCCGGTACTACGGCCTGCGGATCGCCGCCGTACTGTTCGTCTCCATCTTCGTGACCGCAGTGATCGCCGGCATCGTCATCCACTACGCCTGGGGCGCACTCGGCCTCATCCCGCCCCAGGGCGAGGCCGGCGGCACCGCGCCCTCGGGCTACACGCGCTACCTCAACGCCGCGTTCACGCTCGTCCTGCTCGCACAGGTGTACGTCGGCTACTGGTCCGCCGCGGCCGCCGACGTGAGCGAGGGAGCCCACGCCGGCTGA
- a CDS encoding inositol monophosphatase family protein: MHEHGATGRAALARRAAVAGGDVAKEFFRTGVAVETKAGKTDVVTEADHAAQREVEEIIREERPDEPIVGEEGDALKSVPETGPAWIVDPIDGTNSYVRELTTWATAVACVVDGEPVAACNSLPAMDDVYTADGEAAYRNGTEISVSSVTDPERAAVVPTVWWPRERRDEYARACEAIVTRFADLRRPGSAQAALAMVAAGSVEGVITNVQTKPWDTISGVHLVRQAGGEVTDLRGEPWRHDARGLVVSNGELHDEMLEAAQAIDDAC, translated from the coding sequence ATGCACGAACACGGAGCGACCGGTCGCGCCGCGCTCGCCCGCCGGGCGGCCGTCGCGGGCGGCGACGTCGCGAAGGAGTTCTTCCGCACCGGCGTCGCCGTCGAGACGAAGGCGGGGAAGACCGACGTGGTGACGGAGGCCGACCACGCGGCCCAGCGCGAGGTCGAGGAGATCATCCGCGAGGAGCGGCCCGACGAACCGATCGTCGGCGAGGAGGGCGACGCGCTCAAGTCGGTGCCGGAAACCGGGCCGGCGTGGATCGTCGACCCCATCGACGGCACGAACAGCTACGTCCGCGAACTCACGACCTGGGCCACCGCGGTCGCCTGCGTCGTCGACGGCGAGCCGGTCGCGGCCTGTAACTCCCTGCCCGCGATGGACGACGTGTACACCGCCGACGGGGAGGCCGCCTACCGCAACGGCACCGAGATCTCGGTCTCCTCGGTGACCGACCCGGAACGCGCGGCAGTCGTCCCGACGGTCTGGTGGCCCCGCGAGCGCCGCGACGAGTACGCCCGCGCGTGTGAGGCGATCGTGACCCGCTTCGCCGACCTGCGACGCCCGGGCAGCGCACAGGCCGCGCTCGCGATGGTCGCCGCCGGCTCGGTCGAGGGCGTGATCACCAACGTCCAGACGAAGCCCTGGGACACGATCTCGGGCGTCCACCTCGTCCGGCAGGCCGGCGGGGAAGTGACCGACCTCCGCGGGGAGCCGTGGCGCCACGACGCCCGCGGGCTGGTGGTCTCGAACGGCGAACTCCACGACGAGATGCTCGAGGCGGCGCAGGCGATCGACGACGCGTGCTGA
- a CDS encoding IGHMBP2 family helicase encodes MSTVVVHGLDGEGADDVVGAFVNEAGVSPDDIGTIEIEDGEATVELADGAADDVVNEMDGSRVGRSEVTVHRHDDAFAAVREYVREYTELVEMEREAEMRRHEEEIRSLSGREREAKGRAVLDLDGRDQGEGLGGYEVKFVRQRDDGMPETEIGVGDLVMVSKQDPLRDDNPTGTVTQVTGQSVTVSFDGEPAGFVFGSELRIDLYVNDVTYQRMQDALDALLAAEDGTSLAHLRDVFAGVADPADPSPAEVEGFFDDALNDSQREAVRRAVGTEDVHLIHGPPGTGKTTTAVEVIRQCVDRGESVLATAASNTAVDNVVERLADTDLDVVRVGHPARVTPTLREHTLDERVEATDAYQRSREAREEAFDALDELEERDDLTKPSGQWRRGLSDERIRELAEEGRSSRGIPAEKIEEMADWLERREEVDELFDRADELEEEAVAEVLEAADVVCTTNATSGSDVLEGFEFDTLVLDEATQAIEPSCLIPITSADRVVMAGDHRQLPPTVQNEDAAREGLRETLFERLAEHHDDLRSLLRTQYRMHETIQEFSAERFYDGALEAAESVRDHTLRGLGVEPDDLPEPTRPILDPDEPLTFVDTANVDAAEHQREGSPSRENPREAELVADLAADALAAGVDPADLAVISPYDDQVGRTEDELDERLGGRPDALEVDTVDGFQGREKELVLVSLVRSNPRDEIGFLDDERRFNVALTRARRKAVVVGDADTVTAGDAFDAFVDYARERGDVVELPTA; translated from the coding sequence ATGTCGACGGTAGTCGTTCACGGACTCGACGGAGAGGGAGCGGACGACGTCGTCGGCGCGTTCGTCAACGAGGCCGGCGTCTCGCCGGACGATATCGGCACCATCGAGATCGAGGACGGCGAGGCGACGGTCGAACTCGCCGACGGCGCGGCCGACGACGTCGTGAACGAGATGGACGGGAGCCGCGTCGGGCGCTCGGAGGTGACAGTCCACCGCCACGACGACGCGTTCGCGGCGGTTCGCGAGTACGTCCGCGAGTACACCGAACTCGTCGAGATGGAGCGCGAGGCGGAGATGCGCCGCCACGAGGAGGAGATCCGCTCGCTCTCCGGTCGCGAACGCGAGGCGAAGGGGCGCGCGGTGCTCGACCTCGACGGCCGCGACCAGGGTGAGGGGCTCGGCGGCTACGAGGTGAAGTTCGTCCGCCAGCGCGACGACGGGATGCCCGAGACCGAGATCGGCGTCGGCGACCTCGTGATGGTCTCCAAGCAGGACCCCCTGCGGGACGACAACCCCACGGGCACCGTGACGCAGGTGACGGGCCAGTCCGTCACCGTCTCCTTCGACGGCGAGCCGGCGGGGTTCGTGTTCGGCTCCGAGCTCCGCATCGACCTCTACGTCAACGACGTGACCTACCAGCGGATGCAGGACGCCCTCGACGCGCTGCTGGCGGCGGAGGACGGGACGTCCCTCGCCCACCTCCGGGACGTGTTCGCGGGCGTCGCCGACCCCGCCGACCCCTCACCCGCCGAGGTGGAGGGGTTCTTCGACGACGCGCTGAACGACTCCCAGCGCGAGGCCGTCCGCCGCGCGGTCGGCACCGAGGACGTCCACCTGATCCACGGCCCGCCCGGCACCGGGAAGACCACCACCGCAGTCGAGGTGATCCGGCAGTGCGTCGATCGCGGGGAGTCCGTGCTCGCGACCGCGGCGTCCAACACCGCGGTCGACAACGTCGTCGAGCGACTGGCCGACACGGACCTGGACGTCGTCCGCGTCGGCCACCCCGCGCGGGTGACGCCGACGCTCCGCGAGCACACGCTGGACGAGCGCGTCGAGGCCACCGACGCCTACCAGCGCTCGCGGGAGGCCCGCGAGGAGGCGTTCGACGCCCTCGACGAACTCGAGGAGCGCGACGACCTCACGAAACCCTCCGGGCAGTGGCGTCGCGGCCTCTCCGACGAGCGCATCCGCGAACTCGCCGAGGAGGGTCGCAGTTCGCGGGGGATCCCGGCCGAGAAGATCGAGGAGATGGCCGACTGGCTCGAACGGCGCGAGGAAGTGGACGAGCTGTTCGACCGGGCCGACGAACTGGAAGAGGAAGCCGTCGCCGAGGTGTTGGAGGCTGCTGACGTGGTCTGTACGACCAACGCCACCTCGGGGAGCGACGTGCTCGAGGGGTTCGAGTTCGACACGCTCGTGCTCGACGAGGCGACCCAGGCCATCGAGCCGTCCTGCCTGATCCCGATCACCTCGGCCGACCGGGTCGTCATGGCCGGCGACCACCGACAGCTCCCGCCGACGGTCCAGAACGAGGACGCCGCCCGCGAGGGACTACGCGAGACGCTGTTCGAGCGCCTCGCCGAGCACCACGACGACCTGCGCTCGCTGCTCCGCACCCAGTACCGGATGCACGAGACGATCCAGGAGTTCTCGGCCGAACGCTTCTACGACGGCGCGCTCGAAGCCGCCGAGTCGGTCCGCGACCACACGCTCCGCGGCCTCGGCGTCGAACCCGACGACCTCCCCGAACCGACGCGACCGATCCTCGACCCCGACGAGCCGCTAACGTTCGTCGACACCGCGAACGTCGACGCCGCGGAACACCAGCGCGAAGGGTCGCCCTCGCGGGAGAACCCTCGCGAGGCGGAGCTGGTCGCCGACCTCGCGGCCGACGCGCTCGCGGCGGGTGTCGACCCCGCGGATCTCGCGGTGATCTCGCCGTACGACGATCAGGTCGGCCGGACCGAGGACGAACTCGACGAGCGCCTCGGCGGGCGGCCCGATGCGCTCGAAGTCGACACTGTCGACGGGTTCCAGGGCCGCGAGAAGGAGCTGGTGCTCGTCTCGCTGGTGCGCTCGAACCCGCGCGACGAGATCGGCTTTCTCGACGACGAGCGGCGGTTCAACGTCGCGCTCACCCGCGCGCGGCGGAAGGCCGTCGTCGTGGGCGACGCCGACACCGTGACCGCCGGCGACGCCTTCGACGCGTTCGTCGATTACGCCCGCGAGCGCGGCGACGTGGTCGAACTCCCGACCGCGTGA
- a CDS encoding CBS domain-containing protein, which yields MDISDIAVEEFVEVDADTRVAKVRSRFERENPKGIVVMDDGDCIGVIREKQLIQSHVEDDTKAGAIVRSSRSGGSPPKVRRYDDVREVCRVLVEGDVKIAPVYEGENLWGVVTADDILRAVHENLEAITVGDIASESVVTVTEDDHVGKAINRLRENGISRLPVVNEAGELTGIVTTNDIVDFAVRDEERQGEGDRSGELERMLDIPVYDLMSSPVNTITAGETVDEAMSVMFENGISGLVVTATPDGAEIEGVITKTDVLRALTHTEEESMDVQITNVNLLDVLSREDIVADITSVADKFQEMNVLHAHVRFTQHKEKLRGTPLLRCQIRLRTTQGQVAGSGEGYGAEHAFHVALDRLERNVLELKGVKADEEYRGQLMRKLNEL from the coding sequence ATGGACATCTCCGATATCGCCGTCGAGGAGTTCGTCGAGGTCGATGCCGACACCCGCGTCGCGAAAGTCCGGTCACGGTTCGAGCGGGAGAACCCGAAAGGGATCGTCGTCATGGACGACGGCGACTGCATCGGCGTGATCCGCGAGAAACAGCTGATCCAGTCCCACGTCGAGGACGACACCAAGGCCGGGGCCATCGTCCGTTCGTCACGCAGCGGCGGGAGCCCGCCCAAGGTGCGCCGCTACGACGACGTGCGCGAGGTCTGTCGCGTGCTCGTCGAGGGCGACGTGAAGATCGCCCCCGTCTACGAGGGGGAGAACCTCTGGGGCGTCGTGACCGCCGACGATATCCTGCGTGCGGTCCACGAGAACCTCGAAGCGATCACGGTCGGCGATATCGCCTCCGAGTCGGTCGTCACCGTCACCGAGGACGACCACGTCGGCAAAGCGATCAACCGCCTGCGCGAGAACGGGATCTCGCGGCTCCCGGTCGTGAACGAGGCCGGCGAGCTCACGGGGATCGTCACCACCAACGACATCGTCGACTTCGCGGTCCGCGACGAGGAGCGACAGGGTGAGGGCGACCGCAGCGGCGAGCTCGAGCGCATGCTCGACATCCCCGTCTACGACCTGATGTCGAGCCCGGTGAACACCATCACCGCCGGCGAGACCGTCGACGAGGCGATGTCGGTGATGTTCGAGAACGGGATCTCGGGGCTGGTCGTGACGGCGACGCCCGACGGTGCCGAGATCGAGGGCGTCATCACCAAGACCGACGTGCTCCGCGCGCTGACCCACACCGAGGAGGAGTCGATGGACGTCCAGATCACGAACGTCAACCTGCTGGACGTGCTCTCCCGCGAGGATATCGTCGCGGACATCACCAGCGTCGCGGACAAGTTCCAGGAGATGAACGTGCTCCACGCCCACGTGCGCTTCACCCAGCACAAGGAGAAGCTCCGCGGGACGCCGCTGCTGCGCTGCCAGATCCGCCTGCGCACCACGCAGGGCCAGGTCGCCGGCTCCGGCGAGGGGTACGGCGCCGAGCACGCCTTCCACGTCGCGCTCGACCGCCTGGAGCGGAACGTGCTCGAACTCAAGGGCGTGAAAGCCGACGAGGAGTACCGCGGCCAGCTGATGCGGAAGCTGAACGAACTATAG